The Kordia sp. SMS9 genome window below encodes:
- a CDS encoding trehalose synthase, translated as MAKKTTKTNTHYNFNDAWEELLENQDFVNAFLSEVLEDYIIKQRWYGGKASKLKYIELSEYFRIQQHGEVYYGLILEVNFVEAFYQHYFLPIAFVSDESFAKEERILPISIKNQEGFIIDAINLEAFRKLVFERILTAVPNDQTRVQYHKSLLFNDAYKSSRFMGLEQSNTSIVYNESYVLKFFRRIYANKNPDYEMSRFLSEKKQYKNTPAYLGSLSIVDSDKENITIGLMQEMVPNEGDAWDYMLKELHKVFLNIETKNINIKGLPETELFDRLSINDVPPQIIDWVGLNLFLKIQKLAERTAGMHIALGSEFEETAFTPTHFNGDYTVWLKNRLLYQFQNRLNTVENNLHKLEGLSLTLAQEFLDNKNDIRKRLVNFDWTKLKGERIRVHGDYHLGQILVKDDDFYILDFEGEPESTIRDRKVKQPPLKDVAGLFRSFHYAIYATIFNHKDKYKGAQEDLFDAGELLYTYFIGVFLKTYISTIQDANLNIGYSQERIFLLKYSLLEKAIYELGYELNSRPLWAVIPLKGITNIINHN; from the coding sequence ATGGCTAAAAAAACCACCAAAACCAACACGCACTATAATTTTAACGATGCTTGGGAAGAATTGCTCGAAAACCAAGATTTTGTCAATGCATTTCTTTCGGAAGTGTTGGAAGATTATATCATCAAACAGCGTTGGTATGGAGGAAAAGCAAGCAAACTAAAATACATTGAACTGTCGGAATATTTCCGCATTCAACAACATGGCGAAGTTTATTATGGATTAATCTTAGAAGTCAATTTTGTAGAAGCCTTCTATCAACATTATTTCTTACCGATTGCGTTTGTGTCAGATGAAAGTTTTGCCAAAGAAGAACGTATTCTGCCAATCAGCATTAAAAATCAAGAAGGTTTTATCATTGATGCGATCAACTTGGAAGCATTTCGAAAACTAGTATTTGAACGCATTCTCACGGCAGTTCCCAACGATCAAACACGTGTGCAATATCACAAAAGTCTGTTGTTCAACGATGCATACAAATCGTCACGCTTCATGGGCTTGGAGCAAAGCAATACGTCTATAGTATACAATGAAAGTTATGTGTTGAAATTCTTCCGAAGAATTTATGCGAATAAAAATCCAGACTACGAAATGAGTCGATTTTTATCTGAAAAAAAACAATACAAAAATACGCCAGCCTATTTGGGAAGTTTGAGTATTGTTGATTCCGATAAGGAAAATATTACGATCGGACTCATGCAAGAAATGGTGCCCAATGAAGGCGATGCATGGGATTATATGTTGAAAGAACTTCACAAAGTATTTCTAAATATAGAAACGAAAAACATCAATATAAAAGGCCTGCCCGAAACGGAATTATTTGATCGGTTAAGCATTAACGATGTGCCGCCGCAAATCATTGATTGGGTAGGATTGAATTTATTCTTAAAAATTCAAAAACTAGCGGAACGTACTGCGGGAATGCACATTGCTTTAGGAAGCGAATTTGAAGAAACGGCTTTTACACCGACACATTTTAACGGTGATTATACGGTTTGGCTAAAAAACAGATTGCTCTATCAATTTCAAAACCGATTGAACACGGTGGAAAACAATTTGCACAAACTAGAAGGATTGTCGTTAACCTTAGCGCAAGAATTTTTAGACAACAAAAACGACATCCGTAAACGATTGGTCAATTTCGATTGGACAAAGTTGAAAGGGGAACGCATCAGAGTACATGGCGATTATCATTTGGGACAAATTTTAGTGAAAGACGACGATTTTTACATTCTCGATTTTGAAGGTGAACCTGAAAGCACCATTCGCGATCGAAAAGTAAAACAACCACCGTTGAAAGATGTGGCAGGTTTATTTAGAAGTTTTCACTACGCGATTTACGCAACCATTTTCAATCATAAAGACAAATACAAAGGTGCGCAAGAAGATCTTTTTGACGCAGGCGAATTGTTATACACATATTTTATTGGTGTATTCTTAAAAACATACATCAGTACCATTCAAGATGCCAATTTGAACATTGGATACAGTCAAGAACGCATCTTTTTACTAAAATATTCATTGCTTGAAAAAGCG
- a CDS encoding alpha-1,4-glucan--maltose-1-phosphate maltosyltransferase, whose protein sequence is MQNQKRVVIDHISPQLNGGEFFIKRIVNEIVTVQAHVLVDGHDVIAASVLYKHEKAKTWKEARMHELGNDEWQASFVVEKQGFYTYKVQGWVDYGLNWQHGAERKIDDNQHIISELLEGAELLKPLRKKATKAEKDYLGECIEAFQDASQYDSAIMEAKSSRLHDIFLKYPAKHLANESHELQIYVDRKKAQFSTWYEFFPRSASETEGQHGTFKDCERLLPRVANMGFDTLYFPPIHPIGEVNRKGKNNTTEAKKGDVGSAWGIGSQYGGHKDIHPELGTMDDFKALVSKAKEHNIEIAMDYALQAAPDHPWVTSHPDWFKWRPDGTVQYAENPPKKYQDILPIYWESEDFQNLWNECLDILKVWIDCGVRVFRVDNPHTKPYYFWNWIIAEVKKEFPDVLFLAEAFTKPKVMQQLAKQGYTQSYTYFTWRNSKHELIEYVEELTKTEQKEYMRPNFWPNTPDINPYHLQGANESKYIQRYALAATLSSNIGIYGPVFEQMIDEAIPGKEEYYMSEKFQLCHYDWFKENKLTTLISRINHIRHEHEALQQTNNIKFCHIENDNLMAFYKWNQDKTSEILVIISLDPYYPQQGNVQLPLHDLGIQHGHKVEVHDLITGNSYNWYDEWNYVELHPTLPFHIFKINK, encoded by the coding sequence ATGCAAAACCAAAAACGTGTCGTTATCGATCATATTTCACCGCAATTGAATGGTGGCGAATTTTTTATCAAACGAATTGTCAATGAAATCGTTACTGTACAAGCACATGTCTTAGTAGACGGACATGATGTCATTGCAGCTTCTGTATTGTACAAACATGAAAAAGCAAAAACATGGAAAGAAGCACGCATGCACGAGCTAGGAAACGACGAATGGCAAGCGTCTTTTGTCGTAGAAAAACAAGGTTTCTACACGTATAAAGTGCAAGGTTGGGTAGATTATGGATTGAATTGGCAACATGGTGCTGAACGTAAAATTGACGACAATCAACACATAATTTCGGAATTACTAGAAGGTGCCGAATTGCTAAAACCACTACGCAAAAAAGCAACGAAAGCCGAAAAAGACTATTTAGGCGAATGCATAGAAGCCTTTCAAGATGCTTCTCAATATGACAGCGCAATCATGGAAGCCAAAAGTTCACGCTTACACGACATCTTTTTAAAATATCCAGCGAAGCATCTAGCGAACGAATCGCACGAATTGCAAATTTATGTCGATCGTAAAAAAGCACAATTCAGTACTTGGTACGAATTCTTTCCGCGTTCTGCTTCGGAAACGGAAGGACAACACGGAACGTTCAAAGATTGCGAACGCTTATTGCCGCGCGTTGCCAATATGGGATTTGATACGTTGTACTTTCCACCAATTCATCCAATTGGAGAAGTCAACCGTAAAGGAAAAAACAATACAACGGAAGCTAAAAAAGGCGATGTCGGTTCTGCATGGGGAATCGGTTCTCAATACGGAGGACACAAAGATATTCACCCAGAATTGGGAACCATGGACGATTTTAAAGCCTTAGTTTCCAAAGCCAAAGAACACAACATCGAAATCGCAATGGATTATGCGTTGCAAGCGGCGCCCGATCATCCGTGGGTAACGTCGCATCCAGATTGGTTTAAATGGCGACCAGATGGAACGGTGCAATATGCCGAAAATCCACCAAAAAAATACCAAGACATTTTGCCGATTTACTGGGAAAGTGAAGACTTTCAAAACCTGTGGAACGAATGTTTAGACATTCTCAAAGTTTGGATTGATTGTGGTGTACGCGTATTTCGTGTAGACAATCCGCACACGAAACCATATTACTTCTGGAATTGGATTATTGCCGAAGTAAAAAAGGAATTCCCAGACGTACTTTTTCTCGCGGAAGCGTTTACCAAACCAAAAGTGATGCAGCAATTGGCAAAACAAGGCTACACACAATCGTACACGTATTTCACTTGGCGAAACAGCAAACACGAACTCATTGAATATGTAGAAGAATTGACCAAAACGGAGCAAAAAGAATACATGCGACCGAATTTTTGGCCAAATACGCCAGACATCAATCCGTATCATTTGCAAGGTGCGAACGAATCAAAGTACATTCAGCGTTATGCCTTAGCAGCAACCTTGAGTTCTAACATTGGGATATACGGACCTGTTTTTGAGCAAATGATTGACGAAGCCATTCCTGGAAAGGAAGAATACTACATGTCGGAGAAGTTTCAACTCTGTCACTACGATTGGTTCAAAGAAAATAAATTGACAACGCTGATTTCTCGCATCAATCACATTCGTCACGAACACGAAGCGTTGCAACAAACGAACAACATCAAATTCTGCCATATAGAAAATGACAACCTCATGGCTTTCTACAAGTGGAATCAAGACAAAACGAGTGAAATTTTGGTGATCATCAGCTTAGATCCATACTATCCGCAACAAGGAAATGTACAATTGCCGTTGCACGATTTGGGCATTCAACACGGACACAAAGTAGAAGTACACGATTTAATCACTGGAAACAGCTACAATTGGTATGACGAATGGAATTATGTAGAATTGCATCCTACGTTGCCGTTTCATATCTTTAAAATCAATAAGTAG